The sequence AAGCGCAACAAAGGTAATGAATTCGGTCTCAAAAGACATGAAGCGTGTAAGCACGAACAAGGCGAAACAAAATACAAACGGAGCGCGGTTTGACGACAAGGATTTGACAACGAATCCAAACCCATAACCGATCACAACGGCGCACGCTGCAAATCCCATGAGGAAGAAATTCCCATACCAATCAGTAATCGGCGTGGAATTCACGTCCATCGTTTCGTTGTCAATGGTCGTATAGTGTTCAAGAAAATATGTTTCGGCAGTATCCTCAAAATTCGCTTTGATCTCATCGCTTTTATGCCGGTCGAACAGGGGGAGGTACACGATCTCTATTGGCTTGATCCATGCCTCACCCCACGCGAATCCCTTGGTCATTGCCGCAGGAGTCATCTCCGCCAAAAGCTCTACTCCGTCCAGCCTCCACCAAAACTCATAGCCATTTCTATTTTTGTCTTCGCCCTTATAGAAAGGATCCAAATAACTGAACGTCAGTCCGTCATAGAGTATGTTGTCTCTGACATTCTGTACAACTTTAAGGCTATAGGCAGACACAATAAAGATCACCGCGAGGACTTTCGCCAACTTAGCGGCGTTCTTTATCTTTTTACCGGTGAAAAGCAAGTAAGTGATCACCACGGCGCAAATCCCCAATACGGAAGCGATCCGGGAGTTGATAAGAGCATACGCAAAATAAGTAATTCCCGTAAGCGACATGCTTATATACACAAGCCCCCGCAACTTTCGCGGCAACTCACACTGAGCGATCGCGAGCAGGAGCAGGAAAAGGAACAAACTCCACTCGCTGAAACCGCGATATACAAAGAATTCCAGGAATGACAGGCTTGCTATGGCTACCGGCAGCATAGGACCCAGACGCTTAAAAAGCAGATTCTCTGCGATCGCGACTTCCAAAAAACCGCCGGTCAACAGAATCGCGGCAAGAGAATAGAGAACAACGTATGTGTTTACCGGTGCCAGCTCTTCCTTCAACGGACGTATCGCAATTCTCTTTGTTCTCCGCTGATAAATCACGATGAACGGGATTATGAAACAAATGAATATTTCAAGGAACAAAACGATGTAGCTGTACTTTTGATCGAGAGAGAACTGACTGAACCGAATGACGGGAGAAAAATAGAGATAGATGAATCCCTGGACCAAAAAAACAATAAAGAACATATCCCTGTACGGATGCCACCGCTGAAGTACGGCCCAGGCGACCAGAGAAGCCGCTACGACAATGACTATGCTCCATCCAAGAAAATCTTCAAGCATCTCGGCCTACGTTAGATCTTTGCATATTGGGGTTCACGTATCTCACAACTTTCTACTCACCGCAATTTCTCTACTGGAGGTCACGCATACATTCCGGCGGGAATCTCAAAATCTGGGCTATCATGCACCGTCTGTCCTCCTCAACAACCCTGGTGGCTGCCTACTTAGGCACGAACGCTTCACTCCGCCGTAAAACGAGTCTCTCAAAATAACTCTTCAGCAGGGCTTTCTCTGCGGCGTTCAGCCCTTTCACCAGGAAAATCGCAAAACCGGCAACGACAAAACAAAACATTATCATTTGATACATAAACTGTTTCTCGGCCATACCGAGGATAAATACACCAAACATGAATGCCATGAGGAAGATGAACGAGAATTGCTCTTTGAATGAGCAGCGCAGCAGATAAAAAGAAGCACTCGACAGAAAGACCAGATCGACAAGAATTCTGATCGTCCATACCCAGGCCACACCGGTCATGCCGTAATGATGAATGACGAACCATAACACAACAAAATAGACCGGCAATTCCACCAGCCTGATTTTTGCCGTTACGGACGGCCGGTTAAGGCTGCTGATTAATTCTACGGGGATGTGCTGAACGCCGAAGAAGAACACTCCAATGGACAGTATTTGAAGAATAGAGAAGCTTTTGACGGCAAACTCGCTCCCAAGCCATAACGATAAAATCTGTGGGGCAAAAAAGATCACCCCGACAATGACCGGGAACAGCATGAGGCTTAAAAATCGAAGACTGATCAGGTAAAGACGCTTGGTTTGAAGAATATCCAAGATCGAGGATGATACGAAAATCGGGAATAGCACACCTATGACCGACGCGGGGACGATCCACAATTTTGTGATCATTTCCGAAGGGGTCGTATAGAGAGCGATGAGCGATGCAGAAAAAACGCCGCTGATGAGAAACCTGTCTCCGCTTATCATGACCGGATTGATGATGTTGGCGACTGCGACCCAGCCACCGAAATTGACCAGCGTTGCGATCTTGTTCTTTGAAAATTCAACGCCTTTCTTTAGATCTGGTATCAATTTTAAACAGTAATAGATATACCACGCTGTACCGATGAGGCGAATGAGAAAAATAATGACGATCGTCCCGACCAAACTCTTTGTATACCCGAGCATTAACACCGGCCCAACGAACATTGATATGCCCATGAATGTCCGCACATAGTTCGAGTCTCGAAAACTCCCGTACACTTCAAGGATGCTGCGCAAAGCGGAAAGAAAAATTATCATCGGGAGCGTCAGTACGACCAGGTAGAATGTTTCGAGAACTTCTGTATGGAGCGACGGGGAAATTGATAAAACCGAATTGACGGTGTACGGTATTGCCGCCACAAAAACTGCGCATGCAACCACGGTAAACGCAAGCATGATGATGAACGCGGTCCAGACCAGCCCAGGTATTTCTTTCCTTTTTTCCTTGTCTGTATTGTATTCAGCGATGTATTTCGAAAGGGCCTTTCCAAGGCCGAAATCAAAGATGCTGAAATATCCTGCAACGACCCAAATGATGGTCAGCAATCCGAATCGTTCCTGACCTAATTGGCGCAATAAGGTGGGGATGCAAAAGAACGCGGCAAGCATGGGAAGCATCTGTCCCAGGAAATTCCAAAAGGTATTCGATATGATGGAAAACTTTTTCAGTAGAGTAGATCCTGGTTGATCCTTAGAGCACGATGCCGTGTACGAACCGTACCGGGGTCCATGATCGGCCCGGGGCCTCCGCGGTCATTAGTCAGCTACCAAAGAAGAAAAATTTGTCAGGCGCGCTTATCACAGTCAACCCAAGCATCTTCCGGACACCGTCCTTAATCGCAAAGCCTCCAAGACCCTTTCGATCTTAAAGGCTTCAGATTTGTGAACCATAAGCTTTTTACGGCATCCTGTCCTGCGAAGACAGCGTTTGCTGCGCGATAATCACCGTGATCCCAAAGACTCTTTTATCTGGCTGGGTATGCCGGTTTCAGTCGGTTCAAATTCGTGTAAATGTTTTGGCTTTGTACGGCAGTTTCAAGGTCAGAAAGTTTCGGATCACAGCGACCGTATCTGCATACTTTACTCTTGCAAAGGCAAATCCGATTCCGCCAAACAAAGACAGCACAAAAAAGACAATGGTGATGACCGTTTTCTTGGGCTTTTCATTCTTTGCGGCCGGTCGTCCGGCATCCATAATGTTCACGATCGGAACGTTCTTTATTTCTTCAATTTTGGCGACTTCGAATTGTTTTTTCAATTCCGTGAACAATGCCGAGTTGATTTCCACTTCGCGGATAAATCGCCCTTGTTCGAGCAACAACTCGGGGGAATCGGAAACTCTTCTGTTAGTCTCGCGGAAATCTTTCAATGCATTTTCAGATCTCTCAAGGTCTGCCTTCACTTCCATCAACCTCCCCTCGATCCATTTTCGCTGTGCCGAAGCATTGGTCGTTCGTTTGGTCCGGCTGAACACATCTAGTTCATGGGCAATCGCGTTCACAATGTCGGCAGAGAGCTGCGGCTCTTTCGTGAATAGCGAGACAGTAAGAACGTTCGTCTTCGAATCAAGCGAGACATCCAGCTCGTCACGCAATTCTCTCAACACTGATTCATAGGCCAATCGCGGGTCTCCCTCGCTTCCATCCCATAGCTGAACGAGGTTGACCGAATCGGGGAACGCCTTCGTCTGGTACTTCCTATAGATTACGTTCTTGAGGACCGCTTCGCTTTTCACTATGACCGGATAGAGCTTCGTTGGTGACGCTTCCGCGCCGACATTGACCCCCGCCAGCGATGCAAGGTCGGAGAGTCCGCCGAGTGCCGCGAGCTTG is a genomic window of Bacteroidota bacterium containing:
- a CDS encoding flippase; amino-acid sequence: MKKFSIISNTFWNFLGQMLPMLAAFFCIPTLLRQLGQERFGLLTIIWVVAGYFSIFDFGLGKALSKYIAEYNTDKEKRKEIPGLVWTAFIIMLAFTVVACAVFVAAIPYTVNSVLSISPSLHTEVLETFYLVVLTLPMIIFLSALRSILEVYGSFRDSNYVRTFMGISMFVGPVLMLGYTKSLVGTIVIIFLIRLIGTAWYIYYCLKLIPDLKKGVEFSKNKIATLVNFGGWVAVANIINPVMISGDRFLISGVFSASLIALYTTPSEMITKLWIVPASVIGVLFPIFVSSSILDILQTKRLYLISLRFLSLMLFPVIVGVIFFAPQILSLWLGSEFAVKSFSILQILSIGVFFFGVQHIPVELISSLNRPSVTAKIRLVELPVYFVVLWFVIHHYGMTGVAWVWTIRILVDLVFLSSASFYLLRCSFKEQFSFIFLMAFMFGVFILGMAEKQFMYQMIMFCFVVAGFAIFLVKGLNAAEKALLKSYFERLVLRRSEAFVPK
- a CDS encoding Wzz/FepE/Etk N-terminal domain-containing protein, whose product is MESADSRHEFKYEETLSVLWASRGLIGKITGSVTAAAIVVSFLLPPYFSSTVVILPEASQSKLAALGGLSDLASLAGVNVGAEASPTKLYPVIVKSEAVLKNVIYRKYQTKAFPDSVNLVQLWDGSEGDPRLAYESVLRELRDELDVSLDSKTNVLTVSLFTKEPQLSADIVNAIAHELDVFSRTKRTTNASAQRKWIEGRLMEVKADLERSENALKDFRETNRRVSDSPELLLEQGRFIREVEINSALFTELKKQFEVAKIEEIKNVPIVNIMDAGRPAAKNEKPKKTVITIVFFVLSLFGGIGFAFARVKYADTVAVIRNFLTLKLPYKAKTFTRI